Within the Terriglobales bacterium genome, the region CGAAGCGCAGGGCGGTGAGCGGCGTCTGCTCGGCGGGCTTCAGGATCACGGTGTTGCCGCAGGCAAGCGCCGGGCCGAGCTTCCAACTCGCCAGCAGCAGCGGGAAGTTCCATGGCACGATGGCGCCGACGACGCCCACCGGCTCGCGCAGCGTGTAGCTGAAGGCGTTCGCCAGCGCGTTGATGGTCTGGCCGTGGATCTTGGTGGCCCATCCGGCGTAGTAGCGCAGCACGTCGACCACCATCGGCATGTCGATGTAGCGCGACTCGAAGATGGGCTTGCCGTTGTCGAGCGTCTCCAATTCGGCAAACTCGTCGATGTTGCGCTCGAGCAGGTCGGCCAGGCGCCACATGATGCGACCGCGCTCACTGGCGGGCATGGTGGACCAGGAGCCTTTGTCGCGCGAGTCAAACGCCTTGCGCGCCGCGCGCACGGCGGCGTCGACCTCGGTCGCGCTCGCCTCGGCGACCTGGGTCAGCACCTCGCCGGTGGCGGGGTTGACAGTGTTGAAGGTCTTCTTGCCTTCCACCCACTCGCCGCCGATGAGGAGCTTCCCCGGCTTAACGTTCGCTTTGGTTGCTGCGATCATGAATCAGTTTCCCGTTTCCTGTTTCCGGTTGCGACTCTAGAGATCCTTCGACTCGTGCTCGGCCGCGACCGGCCGAGCACTCGCTCAGGATGACGGCGGCGGGCTCCCGCTGCGCTCACGCCCGCCAAACGCCGTCACTTCGCCTTGAAGTCCGCCGGACGCTTCTCGACGTAGGCGTTGAGGCCTTCCTTGGCGTCGGCCGACTTGAAGAGCAGCGACTGCAGCTCGCGCTCGATGGCGAGCGCCGACTCCATGGGGATCTCCGAGCCGGTCTGGCAGGAGCGCTTGATGTGCCCGACCGCCATCGCCGCCTTGTTGGGCGGGCAGAACTGGCGCGCGTACTCCATGATGTTCGCCATGAAGTCCTCGCGCTCGAAGATGTCGTTGACGATGCCCATCTCCTTGGCCTCTTCGAAGGTGAAGGTGTTGCCGGTGACCATCAGTTCGATGGCCTTGGACTTGCCGACCAGGCGGGAGAGGCGCTGCGTGCCGCCGGTGCCGGGAAGCACGCCGAGATTCACCTCCGGCAGGCCGATCTTGCCGGCGTCGCGCCGCGCGATGCGGATGTCGGCCGCCATCGCGATCTCCAGGCCGCCGCCGACGGTGTGCCCGTTGAGCGCCGCGATGACCAGCTTGGGCGTGTGCTCCAGGCGCAGCAGCGTCTCGTTGGCGTGCAGGCAGAAGTAGTACTTGAAGACCGGGTCGACCGACGCCAGCATCTTGATGTTCGCGCCCGCGGAGAAGAACTTGTCGCCGTTGCCGGTCAGCACGAGCACGTGCACGTCGTTGTCGAAGCGCGCCTTCAGGATGGCTTCGTCGAGCTGCCGGTTCATCTCGTAGGTGTAGGTGTTCGCCGGCGGATCGTTCATCTCGATGATCGCCACACCGCCATCGGTGCGGTAGTTGACCAGCGTCTTGGTTGCTTCAGCAGTGGTGGTGGCCATAAAGCTCCTTTATCGTCTTGAACTCGGTGCGCTTCGCGCACTCGTCTTTTCTCTTGCTGCGCCAATCTTGGCTTTGGAAGCGAGGATACCGTTGAGGAAGATGTCGCCCATCTGGCGGCTGAGCGCGCCGGCGTCGGCGTCGACGCGCGGATTGTGCCAGGTGTAGATCCAGTTCATCATGCCGAACAGGCTCAGCACTGCGAGGCGCGGCGAAGATTCTAAACCCTGCGCGCGCTTCAGGTCCTCGACCAGCCCGAGGCAGATGGCGTAGTACTCGCGCTTGATGGCCGCGACTTCCCTGCCGTAGCCGTTCTTCAGCGAGTCGGCCTCGTGCGACAGCACCTTCATCCCCTTCTTGTTCGCCAGGAAATATTCCAGGTGGTTGGCGATGAAGATGCGGATGCGCTCGACCGGGTCGCTGCTTTCGGCGAGGCGCTTGCGGACGCGCTCGATGATGGTGCGGAAGGTCGTGCGCTGGATGAGGTAGAGCAGCTTCTCTTTTGACTCGAAGTAGTGGTACAGGCCGGCGAGCGACATGCCGCTGGCACGCGAGAGGTCGCGCATCGACGCCCCCTCGTAGCCCTTCTCGTAGAAGACGTCGGTGGCGAAGGCGAGGATCTCGCCCAGCCGGCGGTCGAAGCGCCGGTCGCGGGCACGGGTTTCGGCCGAGCGTTTGCGGCCGAGGGCTGGGGTGGTCGCCATATCCGAACGAACGTTCGAATTATAGGATAGCCGCGCGCCTCCGTCAAGTTGCCTGCTGTGACCCGCGTCACCGCGTGGCCGCAAGCCGCGCGGTACCGTCGCAATGGATGCGTGTGAGTCTTCCCCGCCGTCCCCCGCAAGGAGGCGCCATGCCCGTCGCACAGCCTGAAATGATCCCGCTCCTCCGCTCCCACCTCCAACTCAAGAACATCCTCTTGCTGGTCGATCTGGACCGCCACTCGCACGTCACGCTCTCGCACGCGCTGCGCATCCAGAAGCTGCGCGAGTCGCGCATCATCGCCTGCCACCTGCTGCCGCCGGCGGAAAGCACGTTCGTCCCCGAAGACCCCACGCGGCGCTGGCCCGACCTGGAGCGCCGCCGCTCGGAACTGGAATTGAAGGACCTGGAACTGCACACTCGCCTCAAGGAGGTCTCGCACGCCTTGCTGCTCGAGAACGGACCGTTCCACGAGGTCGTCCCGCGCATCGCGGAAGAGTACGAGATCGACCTGGTCGTGATGGGCTGCCACCAGCACAGCACGCTGGCGAAGCTGGTGTTCGGCTCCACCGCGGAGGAGCTGCTGCGCGGCACTTCCCTGCCGGTGATGACGGTCGGGCCGAGGATGACCACGGTGGCGGAGGCGACGCCCATCCGCAAGATCCTGTTCGCCACGCACTTCGACGAGCCCTCGATGCACGCCGCCTCCTACGCGCTGTCGCTCGCGATGGACGACCGCGGCCGCGTGACCCTGCTGCACGTCGTCTCCGATCCGCGCGAGCTGCGCGCCAAGCCGCAGCGGCGGCTGATGGAGATCCGCAGCCGGCTGAAGCGCCTGATCCCGGAAGATGCCGACCTGTTCTGCTCGCCCGAGGTGCTGATCGAATACGGACCGCCCGCGCAGCGCATCCTCGAGACGGCCCAGCGCGAGCACAGTGACCTGATCGTCATGGGCGTGCGCAAGCCGAAATACTCGGGGCTGGCGTCGCATGCCCCGCACGACGTCGCCTACGACGTCATCTCGCAGGCGCCCTGCCCGGTGCTAACGCTGAGCAGCTAGCGGGAAGCAAAACTATGGGGCGACCCCGCGGGGTCGCCCCAAGTGTTGCCAGGCCAGGGTTATGGCCAGATGCCGCGCGTCCGCGTCGCCATGGCCACGCGGTCGATGGCCAGGATGAAGGCGCCGGTGCGCATGTCCACGTTGTGCGTGGTCGCCATCGCCAGCACGTCGTTGAACGACTTCACCATCACCTTCTCCAGCTTCTTGTTGACCTCGTCCTCGTCCCAGAAGAGCTCGGCCAGGTCCTGCACCCACTCGAAGTAGCTGACGGTCACGCCACCGGCGTTCGCGAGGATGTCGGGGAGCACGAGGATGCCCTTCTTGAACAGGATGGCGTCGGCCGCGGGCGTGGTCGGTCCGTTCGCCGCTTCCGCGACGATCTTCGCCTGCACGCGCGCCGCGTTGGCGCCGGTGATCTGATTCTCGAGCGCCGCCGGGATCAGGATGTCGCACGGCAGCTCGAGCACCGCCTCACTGGGCAGCGCCTCGGTCCCGGGGAAGTTCACCACCGAGCCGGTCTTGCGCTTGTAGGTGAGCAGGGCCGGGACGTCGAGACCCTTCTTGTTCATCACGCCGCCCTTGGTGTCGCTCACGGCGATCACCTTGGCGCCTTCGCGGAACAGCAGGTCGGCGGCGATCGAGCCCGCGTTCCCGAATCCCTGGATGGCGATGGTGGCGTTCTTCAGGTCGATGTTCTTGGTCTTGCAGGCTTCGCGAATGACGAACACGCAGCCGCGGGCCGTGGCTTCGTTCCGTCCCAGCGAGCCGCCCAGGAAGATCGGCTTGCCGGTCACGACGCCGGGCGAGTTGTTGCCCGACATCATGCTGAAGGTATCCATGATCCACGCCATCACCTGGCCGTCGGTGTAGACGTCGGGCGCGGGGATATCGCGGTCGGGGCCGATGATCATGCTGATCTCCGCCGCGTACCGGCGGGTCAGCCGCTCCAGTTCGCCCTTGGAGAGCTTGTGCGGATCGCAGATGATGCCGCCCTTGGCGCCCCCGAGCGGGATGTTGACGGTCGCGCACTTCCAGGTCATCCAGGAGGCGAGCGCCTTCACTTCATCGAGCGAGACGTTGGGATGGTAGCGGATGCCGCCCTTGCCGGGACCGCGCGCGATGTTGTGCTGCACGCGATAACCATCGAACACCTTGATGGAGCCGTCGTCCATGCGGACCGGGAGCGAGAGGACGAGGCAGCGCCGCGGGTTGCGCAGGGTGGCGCGCAGGCCGGCATCGAGTTTTAGTTTGTCCGCCGCGGCCTCGAACTGCTGGCTGGCGATGTGGAATGGATTCAGGTCTTCTTGGAGCTGCGGCGGGGCCGCTTGCGTTGTGACCATGTTGATTTCTCCTCGGAGCTGTTCGATTAACAGTGCATATGCTTCCTATGACGTGGTGCGAGCCGATCAGCCTGGTGCTACTCCTTCGGGCTCCTGCGTCCCCAGCCGAGCCACCCGCGCGAGAGTTCTCGCTCGGGCGTCAGGTTGCGCGCGTGCGAAGGCGCGGCCGCCAGCTCGCACTCGCCTTCGGTCCCGGCATCTTCCGGCAGGTTGAGGTTGGGGCGGTGGTAGCCCTGGATGGTGGTGCGGAAATCCTCGCTCTCGAGGCGCGCGAGCGCCTCTTCGCGGGTAAGAACGGCGTGTCCCTTACAAAGAGGACACTTCACTTCATCGTCCGCCATCGGTACCTCCTGGCCTGCGGGAGGCGCGCAAGCCGTTCGTACAGGACGATTTCAGGCCCAAATCGGGTAAGGGTCGGTGACGGGTATCACCGGAGCCTGTGAGGCCGCAATCCTGACCGGGAACACGAGCGGCGGGAGCAGGAGATGGTCAGAACGAGCCGCTCAGGCAGCGGCTGCGGTCCCCTACTTTACTCCTTTTCCACGAGCGCCGGAGCGGTGACGCTGGTTGACGCGCCCTCCGGAGCGTCCTACCATGACGGTTCCCCAGTATCCCCCTTATCCGAAGAGGCATTCCGTGACCTTCCTGAAGCGCACCCTGGCAGCCCTGCTCTCCTGCATGTTGCTTGTCACCTCCGCCCTGCCACAAGAAAAGAGCGACACCATCAAGGCCACGACGCGGCTCGTCCTGATCGACGTCATCGCCACCGACAATAGCGGCAAGCCGGTCAAGGACCTGAAGATGGGTGACTTCGTCGTCACGGAAAAGGGCAAGGAACAGAAGCTCTCGGTATTCGAGCGCTTCACCCCGAGGAATGAGGAGGCGAAGCCCTTGCCGGCGAACTACCTCAGCAACCGACCAGCGCTGAAGGGTACGGGGCTGAGCAATGCCGTCACGGTCATCCTGCTGGATGGCCTGAACACGAAGACGAAGAACCAGGCTTATGTTCGGCAGGAGCTGCTCAAGTACCTGACGAACCAGTACAAATCGTCGACGGCGACGGCGGTGCTCGCGCTGGGGAACGAGGTGCGCGTCCTGCAGGACTTCACCACCGACCCGGAGTTGCTGCGGAAGGCGCTGGAGAACTTCAAGCCGATGGAATCAACGACCTATAACCGGTCGACCACGGCGCCCGACCAGCCGGTCGTGCTGGAAGGTTTGCAGGGCCTGGGGCAGAGCGCATATGACCGCATCGTCGCGAACCTGAATTACTTCACCGCGGAGCAGGTGACGCGCGCGCTCGAGGAGCGCGTGCAGATCACGATGGAAGCCATGCGCGCCATCGCGCGCGCGACGGCGGGCTATCCGGGCCGCAAGAACCTGATCTGGGTATCATCGGCATTTCCGTTTGACTTCATGCCCGACACGCCCAGCACGATGGGCTTCTCCCAGAGCTTTGCGGAACAGTTCAAGCTGACCGAGGCGCTGCTGACCCAGGCGCGCGTCTCGGTCTATCCGGTGGACGCGCTCGGCCTGACCGTGGGCTTGGGATCCGACGCGCAGACCGCGGGCATCGTCGGACGCATGGGCGGGTTCTCCAACCTGGGTCGCGTCGGCGACGAAGATTACCGCGAGACGCGCTCCTCGAAGATGGTGATGGAAGAGCTCGCGGGCCAGACAGGCGGCAAGGCCTTCTACAACCGCAACGACGTGGATAACGCGGTCGCGATCGCAGCCGCCGAAGGCAGCGAGAGCTACGTCATCGGCTATTACCCCGACGACAAGAACTTCGACAACAAGTTCCGGAAAATACAGGTGAAGGTGAACCGGACCGACGTGAAGCTGCGCTACCGCACCGGCTACTACGCGGTGGACCTGAGCCATCCGATGAACCTGAAGGCAAAGGACCAGGCAAAAGCGCGGCAGGAAGAGATTCGCGTGGCGCTCTCCGATCCCTTTCCGGCTACAGCCGTCACCATCGACGCCCGCGTCCTCCAGCCGCAGCCCGGGTCGAAGGACGCGACGGTGCAGGTCATCGTGTATTCCAAGTCCCTTAAGACGAACCCCCAGCCCGACGGCGGCGAGGAGATCGACATCGACCTGTTGGTGGCCGCCTACGACAAGAACGGCAAGATGGTCGCCAACGCCGGCCGCTCGCAATCGGCAG harbors:
- a CDS encoding enoyl-CoA hydratase/isomerase family protein; its protein translation is MATTTAEATKTLVNYRTDGGVAIIEMNDPPANTYTYEMNRQLDEAILKARFDNDVHVLVLTGNGDKFFSAGANIKMLASVDPVFKYYFCLHANETLLRLEHTPKLVIAALNGHTVGGGLEIAMAADIRIARRDAGKIGLPEVNLGVLPGTGGTQRLSRLVGKSKAIELMVTGNTFTFEEAKEMGIVNDIFEREDFMANIMEYARQFCPPNKAAMAVGHIKRSCQTGSEIPMESALAIERELQSLLFKSADAKEGLNAYVEKRPADFKAK
- a CDS encoding TetR/AcrR family transcriptional regulator → MATTPALGRKRSAETRARDRRFDRRLGEILAFATDVFYEKGYEGASMRDLSRASGMSLAGLYHYFESKEKLLYLIQRTTFRTIIERVRKRLAESSDPVERIRIFIANHLEYFLANKKGMKVLSHEADSLKNGYGREVAAIKREYYAICLGLVEDLKRAQGLESSPRLAVLSLFGMMNWIYTWHNPRVDADAGALSRQMGDIFLNGILASKAKIGAAREKTSARSAPSSRR
- a CDS encoding universal stress protein, which translates into the protein MPVAQPEMIPLLRSHLQLKNILLLVDLDRHSHVTLSHALRIQKLRESRIIACHLLPPAESTFVPEDPTRRWPDLERRRSELELKDLELHTRLKEVSHALLLENGPFHEVVPRIAEEYEIDLVVMGCHQHSTLAKLVFGSTAEELLRGTSLPVMTVGPRMTTVAEATPIRKILFATHFDEPSMHAASYALSLAMDDRGRVTLLHVVSDPRELRAKPQRRLMEIRSRLKRLIPEDADLFCSPEVLIEYGPPAQRILETAQREHSDLIVMGVRKPKYSGLASHAPHDVAYDVISQAPCPVLTLSS
- a CDS encoding Glu/Leu/Phe/Val dehydrogenase is translated as MVTTQAAPPQLQEDLNPFHIASQQFEAAADKLKLDAGLRATLRNPRRCLVLSLPVRMDDGSIKVFDGYRVQHNIARGPGKGGIRYHPNVSLDEVKALASWMTWKCATVNIPLGGAKGGIICDPHKLSKGELERLTRRYAAEISMIIGPDRDIPAPDVYTDGQVMAWIMDTFSMMSGNNSPGVVTGKPIFLGGSLGRNEATARGCVFVIREACKTKNIDLKNATIAIQGFGNAGSIAADLLFREGAKVIAVSDTKGGVMNKKGLDVPALLTYKRKTGSVVNFPGTEALPSEAVLELPCDILIPAALENQITGANAARVQAKIVAEAANGPTTPAADAILFKKGILVLPDILANAGGVTVSYFEWVQDLAELFWDEDEVNKKLEKVMVKSFNDVLAMATTHNVDMRTGAFILAIDRVAMATRTRGIWP
- a CDS encoding VWA domain-containing protein, which gives rise to MTFLKRTLAALLSCMLLVTSALPQEKSDTIKATTRLVLIDVIATDNSGKPVKDLKMGDFVVTEKGKEQKLSVFERFTPRNEEAKPLPANYLSNRPALKGTGLSNAVTVILLDGLNTKTKNQAYVRQELLKYLTNQYKSSTATAVLALGNEVRVLQDFTTDPELLRKALENFKPMESTTYNRSTTAPDQPVVLEGLQGLGQSAYDRIVANLNYFTAEQVTRALEERVQITMEAMRAIARATAGYPGRKNLIWVSSAFPFDFMPDTPSTMGFSQSFAEQFKLTEALLTQARVSVYPVDALGLTVGLGSDAQTAGIVGRMGGFSNLGRVGDEDYRETRSSKMVMEELAGQTGGKAFYNRNDVDNAVAIAAAEGSESYVIGYYPDDKNFDNKFRKIQVKVNRTDVKLRYRTGYYAVDLSHPMNLKAKDQAKARQEEIRVALSDPFPATAVTIDARVLQPQPGSKDATVQVIVYSKSLKTNPQPDGGEEIDIDLLVAAYDKNGKMVANAGRSQSAVFSKEQLEIFHQMGPRFDIPLKLDPGDYILKIAVRDALSGAIGMTRAPIHIGPMPAAAQ